The following proteins are co-located in the Mus caroli chromosome 7, CAROLI_EIJ_v1.1, whole genome shotgun sequence genome:
- the Rnh1 gene encoding ribonuclease inhibitor isoform X2 — protein sequence MFRGARLPLRVFFGSLPGPLNTWQSGWTRRLHCAPTMSLDIQCEQLSDARWTELLPLIQQYEVVRLDDCGLTEVRCKDISSAVQANPALTELSLRTNELGDGGVGLVLQGLQNPTCKIQKLSLQNCGLTEAGCGILPGMLRSLSTLRELHLNDNPMGDAGLKLLCEGLQDPQCRLEKLQLEYCNLTATSCEPLASVLRVKADFKELVLSNNDLHEPGVRILCQGLKDSACQLESLKLENCGITAANCKDLCNVVASKASLQELDLSSNKLGNAGIAALCPGLLLSSCKIRTLWLWECDITAEGCKDLCRVLSAKQSLKELSLASNELKDEGARLLCESLLEPGCQLESLWIKTCSLTAASCPYFCSVLTKNRSLLELQMSSNPLGDEGVRELCKALSQPDTVLRELWLGDCDVTNNGCSSLANVLLVNRSLRELDLSNNCMGGPGVLQLLESLKQPSCTLQQLVLYDIYWTNEVENQLRALEEERPSLRIIS from the exons ATGTTCCGGGGCGCCCGGCTGCCTTTGAGAGTTTTTTTCGGGTCCCTTCCTGGCCCTCTTAATACGTGGCAGAGCGGCTGGACCAGAAG ACTGCACTGTGCACCCACCATGAGTCTTGACATCCAGTGTGAGCAGCTGAGTGATGCCCGGTGGACAGAGCTCCTTCCTCTGATCCAGCAATATGAAGTGGTCAG GCTGGATGACTGTGGCCTCACTGAAGTGCGGTGCAAAGACATCAGCTCAGCAGTCCAAGCCAACCCTGCCCTGACAGAGCTCAGCCTTCGCACCAATGAACTGGGTGATGGCGGTGTGGGTCTGGTGCTCCAGGGCCTGCAGAATCCCACGTGTAAGATCCAGAAGCTGAG CCTTCAGAACTGCGGCTTGACGGAGGCTGGCTGTGGGATCCTGCCTGGCATGCTGCGCTCTTTGTCTACCCTGCGTGAGCTACATCTCAATGATAACCCTATGGGGGATGCAGGCCTGAAGCTGCTCTGTGAAGGACTTCAGGACCCCCAGTGCCGTCTTGAGAAGCTTCA GTTGGAATACTGTAACCTCACAGCTACCAGCTGCGAGCCCCTGGCTTCAGTGCTCAGGGTGAAAGCTGACTTTAAGGAGCTAGTATTGAGCAACAATGACCTCCACGAACCTGGTGTCCGTATTCTGTGCCAGGGCCTGAAGGACTCTGCCTGTCAACTGGAGTCACTCAA GCTGGAGAACTGTGGTATCACAGCAGCCAACTGCAAGGATCTGTGCAATGTCGTGGCCTCCAAAGCTTCGCTGCAGGAACTGGACTTGAGCAGCAACAAGCTAGGTAATGCAGGCATTGCAGCACTGTGCCCAGGACTGCTGCTTTCCAGCTGTAAGATCAGGACTCTGTG GCTCTGGGAATGTGATATCACTGCAGAGGGCTGCAAGGACCTGTGCCGTGTCCTCAGTGccaagcagagcctgaaggaactcAGCCTTGCTTCCAATGAGCTGAAGGATGAGGGTGCCCGGCTGCTGTGTGAGAGCCTATTAGAGCCTGGCTGTCAGCTAGAGTCACTGTG GATAAAGACCTGCAGCCTCACAGCTGCCTCCTGTCCCTACTTCTGCTCCGTGCTGACCAAAAACCGCTCTCTGCTGGAGCTGCAAATGAGCAGCAACCCACTGGGAGACGAGGGAGTCCGGGAGCTTTGCAAGGCCCTGAGCCAGCCAGATACGGTGCTGCGAGAGCTTTG GCTGGGAGACTGTGATGTGACAAATAATGGTTGCAGCAGCCTTGCCAATGTCCTGCTGGTCAACCGCAGCCTGAGGGAACTGGACCTCAGTAACAACTGCATGGGGGGCCCAGGTGTCCTGCAACTGCTGGAGAGCCTCAAACAGCCCAGCTGCACCCTTCAGCAGCTCGT CCTGTATGACATTTACTGGACAAATGAGGTGGAAAACCAGCTTCGGGCCCTGGAGGAGGAAAGGCCTTCCCTGAGGATCATTTCCTGA
- the Rnh1 gene encoding ribonuclease inhibitor isoform X1 — MSLDIQCEQLSDARWTELLPLIQQYEVVRLDDCGLTEVRCKDISSAVQANPALTELSLRTNELGDGGVGLVLQGLQNPTCKIQKLSLQNCGLTEAGCGILPGMLRSLSTLRELHLNDNPMGDAGLKLLCEGLQDPQCRLEKLQLEYCNLTATSCEPLASVLRVKADFKELVLSNNDLHEPGVRILCQGLKDSACQLESLKLENCGITAANCKDLCNVVASKASLQELDLSSNKLGNAGIAALCPGLLLSSCKIRTLWLWECDITAEGCKDLCRVLSAKQSLKELSLASNELKDEGARLLCESLLEPGCQLESLWIKTCSLTAASCPYFCSVLTKNRSLLELQMSSNPLGDEGVRELCKALSQPDTVLRELWLGDCDVTNNGCSSLANVLLVNRSLRELDLSNNCMGGPGVLQLLESLKQPSCTLQQLVLYDIYWTNEVENQLRALEEERPSLRIIS, encoded by the exons ATGAGTCTTGACATCCAGTGTGAGCAGCTGAGTGATGCCCGGTGGACAGAGCTCCTTCCTCTGATCCAGCAATATGAAGTGGTCAG GCTGGATGACTGTGGCCTCACTGAAGTGCGGTGCAAAGACATCAGCTCAGCAGTCCAAGCCAACCCTGCCCTGACAGAGCTCAGCCTTCGCACCAATGAACTGGGTGATGGCGGTGTGGGTCTGGTGCTCCAGGGCCTGCAGAATCCCACGTGTAAGATCCAGAAGCTGAG CCTTCAGAACTGCGGCTTGACGGAGGCTGGCTGTGGGATCCTGCCTGGCATGCTGCGCTCTTTGTCTACCCTGCGTGAGCTACATCTCAATGATAACCCTATGGGGGATGCAGGCCTGAAGCTGCTCTGTGAAGGACTTCAGGACCCCCAGTGCCGTCTTGAGAAGCTTCA GTTGGAATACTGTAACCTCACAGCTACCAGCTGCGAGCCCCTGGCTTCAGTGCTCAGGGTGAAAGCTGACTTTAAGGAGCTAGTATTGAGCAACAATGACCTCCACGAACCTGGTGTCCGTATTCTGTGCCAGGGCCTGAAGGACTCTGCCTGTCAACTGGAGTCACTCAA GCTGGAGAACTGTGGTATCACAGCAGCCAACTGCAAGGATCTGTGCAATGTCGTGGCCTCCAAAGCTTCGCTGCAGGAACTGGACTTGAGCAGCAACAAGCTAGGTAATGCAGGCATTGCAGCACTGTGCCCAGGACTGCTGCTTTCCAGCTGTAAGATCAGGACTCTGTG GCTCTGGGAATGTGATATCACTGCAGAGGGCTGCAAGGACCTGTGCCGTGTCCTCAGTGccaagcagagcctgaaggaactcAGCCTTGCTTCCAATGAGCTGAAGGATGAGGGTGCCCGGCTGCTGTGTGAGAGCCTATTAGAGCCTGGCTGTCAGCTAGAGTCACTGTG GATAAAGACCTGCAGCCTCACAGCTGCCTCCTGTCCCTACTTCTGCTCCGTGCTGACCAAAAACCGCTCTCTGCTGGAGCTGCAAATGAGCAGCAACCCACTGGGAGACGAGGGAGTCCGGGAGCTTTGCAAGGCCCTGAGCCAGCCAGATACGGTGCTGCGAGAGCTTTG GCTGGGAGACTGTGATGTGACAAATAATGGTTGCAGCAGCCTTGCCAATGTCCTGCTGGTCAACCGCAGCCTGAGGGAACTGGACCTCAGTAACAACTGCATGGGGGGCCCAGGTGTCCTGCAACTGCTGGAGAGCCTCAAACAGCCCAGCTGCACCCTTCAGCAGCTCGT CCTGTATGACATTTACTGGACAAATGAGGTGGAAAACCAGCTTCGGGCCCTGGAGGAGGAAAGGCCTTCCCTGAGGATCATTTCCTGA